TTATCTTTTTCTATTGGCAATACTATTGTTAAAACAAATGCTATAATTAATAATATTATTAACGCATATAGTCCTGCCGATGTATTAATAGCTGTTGTAAGAAATCCTACTGCATAAGGGCCCACAAATGAACCAAGTCCTCCAATTATGTTGATAATTCCACGAGATTGTGCAGCCATATCAGATTCAAACACCTGAGCTGGTATAGTCCAGAATACACTGTTTGCTGAGTATAGGAAGAATCCACAGCATGCTATAAATGCAAATGAAGCTAAAGGATTAAAAGCCTTGAATTGTATTGATATAAACAAGCATACTGCAAATCCTATCATAGGTAATGCTGTATACTTTTTTCTGTTCATTGTACTATCTGACTTTCTTGAAAAGTAAATCAATCCAAATATAGCAATTATATTAGGTATTGTGGAAAGTAACCCTATTCCAGTCATACCACTCTTACTTACACCTTGTATAATTTTAGGAAGCCATAAAGAATATCCGTAGATACCTGCCTGATAACATCCGTATATGATACATAAAATCCATAGCAATTTACTGGACATAACTTCTAAAAGTGGTATCTTTCTTACAGATACAGTACCACTTAATGCTATCTGCTCTTTACGAAGAGCTGTTTCGATATACTCTTGCTCCTCTTTACTTATCCATTTTGCATCTTTAGGGTGGTCAGCAACAAGTGGAAACCATATAAATAATAGTACTATAGCAATTGCTCCTTCAATAATAAATACATATCTCCAGCTAAATGCTGATACAATAAAACCTGACAAAGGGCCTGTTATTATTGAAGCTATTGGAGCATTCATCATAAAAACTGCATTTGCTCTGCCTCGTTCGTGTACTGGAAACCAGTGACTAATAATAGTTAATATTGCTGGCCAAACTCCACCTTCTGCTACTCCAAGTAAAAATCGAATAATAAGTATTTGGGATGTACTTTGAGCCATACCTGATAATGCTGCAAGACCTCCCCAAGCAACTATAGTACATGCTATAAATTTTTTTGCACTTGCACGCTCTGCTAATCTTCCTCCAGGTATCTGTAAAAACATATATCCGAAGAAGAAAATTCCTGATGCCAAACCAGCTATTGTAGCAGTCATGCCTAAATCTTTGTCCATACCACCTGCAAGTGCAAAGCTGATATTTGTACGATCCATAAAAGCAACTATATACACTAAGACTAATGGTGGAAGTATATGTAACCAGCGTCCGTTAGGAACTGCTTTTTTTATCTCTTCACTCATTTAATAATCCCCCTTTTTTTAATCTAACTTAATGCAAAAACATTATTTTTTACATTCGCGATATGCTCCGAATTGCCCAATGATCATGTAATGTAAATTATATTATATTATTGCCTTACTCAAAAGGTTTTCATATCACTTATAATAAAAGTACTAAATTAAAACGTATACATAACAAATGTTAATGCATTTTAACAATCTTACAATTTTACAAAAATGAACAATGCTATATTACCCTGAGACAAATTAAATGCTAATCTTATCAAATATTTGTCTATTCAGATTGCAGAACAAATATTAGGAAATTCACGAACTACTCTTAATAAATTTTGCAATCATAAAACTCCCTCCTTTTGTTATTCATATACGTGAATTTAATTCACATATGTGGTATGGTTTAAATTTATCACATTTTGTCACCTTTGTCAACAAAACTATTAAAAAAACATCAAAATTTGGCTAATTAATTTTCTTACTATTTCTCTAAATATATATGGGGATAAGTTTTGATACCATAAAACGTGAATTGCTTTATTAAAAACAACATATATACAGGTCAAGATATCCTCCAAAAATCTATTATAACAATTAGTATAATCAGTGAAAGAATCCATAGAAATTAAACAAACTAATAGTAAATTATACAAAAGCAAGCTAAATAGAAAACTGTTTAACACCATATATAAAATAGCATTAAACAGTCTTTGGAATTAAATTATAATGAAAAACTAATTTGGCAGTTATATTCTAACCATATCACCTAGCTGGTATAACTTTTTCAATATTGAACATATTATCAAGTACCTGCAAATTCTCCTCCTGGAGTGTATGGAAGTGTCCAATCGTATCCATAAAGCGGCATTCCCATCATTATCTTATTAGGAGGTATTACAGTTACTGCATAATTTATTACTTTTTTCACTTCATTAATTGGAGCGATGGCCATAGGTAGGCCTCCCGACCATGTTAATTAACATCATCAACAAGTGGCCTAGTTACTGAGTTTATGAATATAATAATATATCACAAAATAAGCTATGAATAAGTAAAGTCTATAAACAATCTGTTTACTCTACAAATTTACAGATTATCTTTTTATAACAGTTATATTATTTTGCAATAAAAAGGACTTCATAAAATCATTAATATTTGTGTGACCATAAAAAAACTTCAAGCCTCTCAATTCGAAATTTAAAATTCTATTAATGTTATTTCAAGTAATTATATTAATAAGGCCTTATACTATCAATTTCTAATAGTAGCTTCTAATAGTAGCTTCTAAATTTTATACCCTTGATCTCTTTTTTATATCTTACCTTTAAAAAAGAGAAACTCTATGATAATTATCATGGATGCTAAATCATTTAAAAATAAAAAATTAAAAGAGTCCACACAATATACATTTGTAGCTTAATGATAATAAAAGGATATTTTTTATATTTTCCCAAATTTGATTTACCATTTTCATAAATAGTAACATAATTAGATACATATATTCTCAATATTCTACAAATAAAATGAGAAAATATAGAAAAATAGGGTTAATTTGATGTATACTATACATGATGATGATATATGCAAAATAATAAAATTGGAGGTATTTTATGAGAAGTATAAAAACAAAATTAATAGTGTGTTTTGGAGTATTATTACTAGTTATTTGCATTGGATTAGGTTTAATTTCTTATAACATTTCATCTAATGCTCTAATTAGTAATTTAAATGAAAATTTACCTCAAATGGCACAACAATCTGCAAAAACCGTTCAAAGCAGGGTAGAAAATCAGCTTAATGCTTTAGAAGCAATAGCAGCAGAACCACAGATAAGTGACATGAATAATTCATGGGGAAATAAAGAAGCAATATTAAAAGCCGAAGTAAAAAGAAGTGGACATATAAGAATGTATATTGCAGATGAGAATGGAGATGCTGAAACTACTGATGATACGAAAACTAACATTAAAGACAGAGATTATTTCAAGAAGGCCATGGCAGGTGAAAAAAGCGTATCTGATCCTACTTTAAGTAAAACAACAAATTCTATGGTTTTGGTATATGCAGCACCTATAAAAAATGGAGATAAAGTTGTAGGAGTACTTGCTGCAACAAGGGATGGCAATGCATTAAGCGATATGACAAAAGATATAACCTTTGGTAAAATTGGACAGGCATTCATGATAAACAAACAGGGTACTACGGTTGCTCATATTGATAAGGACCTAGTGTTAAAGGGTGACAATGTTAATGAAAATGTTAAAAAGAATCCTAATTTTAAGCCTCTTGCAGATATTGAGAAAAAAATGATGAATGGTGAATCTGGAATTGGAGAATATACACATACTGGTGTAAGCAAATATTTAGGGTATGCACCTGTTAAAGGTACAAACTGGTCAATTGCAATCACTGCACAAGGATCAGATGTCTTAAAGGGAGCAAATGTCTTAAAGATTTGGGTAAGTGTATTGTCAGTAATTTTCATAATTGCAGGTATTATTTTAGTTTACATGTTGTCAAACAGTATTACTAAAAATCTTATCGAAGCAGTTAAATATTTGAGTGTACTTACTACAGGAGATTTGAGCGGCTCTGTATCTTTAAAAGGTTTAAAAAATAAAGATGAAACAGGAGAACTTTCAAGAGCCATAAAAACCATGCAGGAATCAATTGTAAGCATGATTAGTACTGTTAAAACAAATTCTTCTGAAATAAGCAGTCATGCAGATAACCTATCTGCAACATCGGAGGAAATGTCATCTTCGTCAAATAATATTGCAGTATCAATGCAGGATGTTGCAAAGGGTGCAAGTACCCAGGCTGAAAATTTAGTAAATATTACAACTACATTAAATAAATTTGGTGAAGAATTAGGACAAATTAATAACTCTATTAAAGAAGTGGATTCTAATGCAAAAGGCATAAATACAATGTCAACAGAAAGCAATGCTGAAATGGAAAAGCTGGCTGAATCCATGAATACATTAAGTAATTCATTTAATGATTTCGTATCAAAGACTACAGGGCTTGGCGAAAACATAGATAAAATAAATGAAATAACAGATTTAATTAATAGTATTGCAGAGCAAACTAATCTTCTTGCACTAAATGCAGCAATTGAAGCAGCAAGAGCAGGAGAGGCAGGTAAAGGTTTTTCAGTAGTTGCGGAAGAAATCAGGGAATTAGCAGAGCAAACAACAGAATCTTCAAAAAATATAAGTAATCTTATAAAAAATGTTTCAAATGACTCAAAGGTAATGGTAAAATCTTCAGAAGATATAAAAGAAAAACTTACTTCTCAGATTTCCGTTGTAAATACTGCAATTGAATCATTTAAGAAAATAGTCAGTGGAGTAAGCAATATAGGATCTAAAATAAAGGCAGTTAATGATTTTACAGAAAACATCAACGATGAGAAGTCTTCCATCCTTGAGAAGGTTGAAGGGATATCTGCCGTTTCAGAGGAGGTTTCAGCTTCATCTGAAGAAATAGCTGCATCTTCTGAGGAAATGAATGCATCTTCTGAAGAAGTAGCCGCAACAGCACATACACTGGCATCCATGACAGATGGCATGAACAAAGAAGTATCTAAGTTTAAA
The genomic region above belongs to Clostridium sp. AWRP and contains:
- a CDS encoding MFS transporter; this translates as MSEEIKKAVPNGRWLHILPPLVLVYIVAFMDRTNISFALAGGMDKDLGMTATIAGLASGIFFFGYMFLQIPGGRLAERASAKKFIACTIVAWGGLAALSGMAQSTSQILIIRFLLGVAEGGVWPAILTIISHWFPVHERGRANAVFMMNAPIASIITGPLSGFIVSAFSWRYVFIIEGAIAIVLLFIWFPLVADHPKDAKWISKEEQEYIETALRKEQIALSGTVSVRKIPLLEVMSSKLLWILCIIYGCYQAGIYGYSLWLPKIIQGVSKSGMTGIGLLSTIPNIIAIFGLIYFSRKSDSTMNRKKYTALPMIGFAVCLFISIQFKAFNPLASFAFIACCGFFLYSANSVFWTIPAQVFESDMAAQSRGIINIIGGLGSFVGPYAVGFLTTAINTSAGLYALIILLIIAFVLTIVLPIEKDKGSIEA
- a CDS encoding methyl-accepting chemotaxis protein is translated as MRSIKTKLIVCFGVLLLVICIGLGLISYNISSNALISNLNENLPQMAQQSAKTVQSRVENQLNALEAIAAEPQISDMNNSWGNKEAILKAEVKRSGHIRMYIADENGDAETTDDTKTNIKDRDYFKKAMAGEKSVSDPTLSKTTNSMVLVYAAPIKNGDKVVGVLAATRDGNALSDMTKDITFGKIGQAFMINKQGTTVAHIDKDLVLKGDNVNENVKKNPNFKPLADIEKKMMNGESGIGEYTHTGVSKYLGYAPVKGTNWSIAITAQGSDVLKGANVLKIWVSVLSVIFIIAGIILVYMLSNSITKNLIEAVKYLSVLTTGDLSGSVSLKGLKNKDETGELSRAIKTMQESIVSMISTVKTNSSEISSHADNLSATSEEMSSSSNNIAVSMQDVAKGASTQAENLVNITTTLNKFGEELGQINNSIKEVDSNAKGINTMSTESNAEMEKLAESMNTLSNSFNDFVSKTTGLGENIDKINEITDLINSIAEQTNLLALNAAIEAARAGEAGKGFSVVAEEIRELAEQTTESSKNISNLIKNVSNDSKVMVKSSEDIKEKLTSQISVVNTAIESFKKIVSGVSNIGSKIKAVNDFTENINDEKSSILEKVEGISAVSEEVSASSEEIAASSEEMNASSEEVAATAHTLASMTDGMNKEVSKFKI